A window of the Planococcus citri chromosome 4, ihPlaCitr1.1, whole genome shotgun sequence genome harbors these coding sequences:
- the LOC135845668 gene encoding uncharacterized protein LOC135845668: MTEIVDNVYDVVYPSPQPLTDISAIAVAVQLWRLHFREHNIENIIAFYESVASVPDIITLRKIIPNVPTVIDYICVEYVKKLIYTTERWIEFHFRVIFSYHRSGCFDILNDFEDIVGDFDGSIHYVRTAQRMMRCDGISLEEKFRIACVYCFEDDIRRIWPTMSDKMNLDEMTFDECPHLYYWVCYIRNELDKIPNEEGIPVDDLMLDYTSSRTTSSFDYFWSRASLEFRYHKAIHLSMNCRTPFCGRFLLSKFNEQHLNEFINQKGGDIIFHTSTSTDHTHYVLPIWMYIKDRIDESNFTSIIERMLYNESNNYDYSIEKYKYIILQFHNDTDVTVSCEIWHLARPTLKRSVIENLLPNEWLFQRDGSLEPDCPRKVQLLITILLDATAEERNAFWRKNWLNLLTSTRTSDLNRIMKLCFANDNEIFQYKKNTMARYENLSETVAKLFHYGYIKELCNILDFCCVDIRSRNELKRRFLESNFLVEYPVQFAFVIREEKAMHEFIDGAHDGNAHLANEFRSKFVSWPLTVKQLLPCIMMNTMNSFQQVMEFVDSFASYGQNVDRLKKSLVEELKPYLIEGATLFSDFKYLPEFIVWSLGGDEDLVTKFKQFISPDEVLRNMIGNEDFPCGLDEFLLWYFCTPEKIDEFKTRLADVFEMIAPAIQ; encoded by the coding sequence ATGACTGAAATTGTTGATAACGTGTACGACGTCGTATACCCAAGTCCTCAGCCCTTAACAGATATCTCAGCCATCGCAGTGGCCGTCCAACTATGGCGTTTACACTTTAGAGAACACAATATAGAGAATATTATTGCATTCTATGAATCTGTGGCTTCTGTTCCAGACATCATCACCTTACGTAAAATTATTCCTAACGTTCCAACAGTCATTGATTACATATGTGTGGAATATGTGAAAAAGCTCATATACACGACGGAAAGATGGATAGAATTTCATTTCAGAGTTATATTCAGCTACCATCGCAGCGGCTGCTTCGACATTTTAAACGATTTCGAAGACATTGTAGGTGATTTCGATGGATCTATTCATTACGTTCGAACTGCTCAAAGGATGATGCGTTGTGATGGAATTAGCCTGGAGGAAAAATTTAGGATCGCCTGTGTTTATTGTTTTGAAGACGATATCCGAAGAATTTGGCCGACTATGTCAGATAAAATGAATTTGGATGAGATGACTTTTGACGAGTGTCCTCATTTGTATTATTGGGTGTGTTACATCAGAAATGAATTGGATAAAATACCAAATGAGGAAGGTATTCCTGTTGATGATCTAATGCTCGATTATACCTCATCTCGTACTACATCTTCGTTCGATTATTTTTGGAGTCGTGCGAGCTTAGAATTTCGATACCATAAAGCTATACATTTATCTATGAATTGCCGTACACCATTTTGTGGCCGGTTCCTTCTATCAAAGTTCAACGAACAACACCTGAATGAGTTTATCAATCAGAAAGGTGGCGATATTATATTCCACACGTCAACCAGTACCGATCATACACATTACGTTCTTCCAATCTGGATGTATATAAAGGACAGAATAGATGAATCGAATTTTACCAGTATAATAGAAAGAATGTTATACAACGAGAGCAATAATTACGATTACTCGatcgaaaaatataaatacatCATTTTGCAATTTCACAACGATACAGATGTGACGGTGTCTTGTGAAATTTGGCACCTTGCTCGGCCCACTTTGAAACGATCGGTGATTGAAAACCTCTTGCCGAACGAATGGTTGTTTCAAAGAGATGGATCATTAGAACCTGACTGTCCTAGAAAAGTCCAACTCTTGATTACAATCCTGCTGGATGCCACTGCTGAAGAAAGGAATGCATTTTGGCGCAAGAATTGGCTTAATTTACTCACATCGACGCGAACTTCAGATTTAAATCGAATTATGAAACTCTGCTTCGCGAACGATAACGAAATCTTCCAGTATAAAAAGAACACGATGGCAAGATATGAAAATCTCAGCGAAACTGTCGCCAAATTATTCCACTATGGTTATATCAAAGAGTTGTGCAATATATTAGACTTTTGCTGTGTCGATATTCGTAGCAGAAACGAATTGAAACGACGATTTTTAGAGTCGAATTTCCTTGTTGAATATCCTGTTCAATTCGCCTTCGTTATTCGTGAAGAGAAAGCGATGCACGAGTTCATCGACGGAGCTCACGATGGCAACGCTCACCTAGCTAATGAATTCCGAAGTAAATTCGTATCTTGGCCACTCACTGTAAAACAGTTACTACCGTGCATTATGATGAATACTATGAATAGTTTTCAACAAGTGATGGAGTTCGTTGACTCGTTTGCGTCATATGGTCAAAACGTAGACAGATTGAAGAAGAGTCTCGTCGAAGAATTGAAGCCCTATCTGATTGAAGGTGCCACTTTGTTTagtgattttaaatatttgCCGGAGTTTATAGTCTGGAGTTTGGGTGGTGATGAAGACCTAGTTACCAAATTCAAACAGTTCATATCGCCGGATGAAGTATTACGCAACATGATAGGAAATGAAGATTTTCCTTGTGGCCTAGACGAGTTCCTATTGTGGTATTTCTGCACACCAGAGAAGATAGACGAGTTTAAGACTAGGTTAGCCGATGTGTTTGAGATGATCGCTCCTGCAA
- the Sptz gene encoding zinc finger FYVE domain-containing protein 26 isoform X1: MASPPGGKEFPFILPAGKDMKIEELQFLAHRYKYNDLSEDKDEIIPPNLTRKCLNETHVERGVKEIINSDPEAVVRSILENVLRIIRKKNSTEVGYYEALSLSYDAEVQKAFDESYILRFVDLKKLKTTEQTTCFLINLTNLMWIHGLFSFSEGFHRGLFFKNWCLRHVCYNVIGYRVGSSIKFLSLYDLHSTLLNYPPILRTNTLNQFTFLEDARLHSVIGQPYIYSPKIQALNPETLEKDLSEFHNEYLKSYIIVNSDIDLLVPVPLMMHMERTVYDPKIESELVNSTDSIPEKCSPLVDVLKERGFPYYDLLTKDVYMMTDTQFKIKFDYDNNFDIENVSEIRRVVWKCCRFHKSLYNCLQHHASLVRSTLMDDHLPIDSLCRCDDKNVICINNVLYKMSQMYSPMLNSYKIEIDFENKGLRCLYAAVSFAVGFKTKPQLVDLAKDADDEFLLMLQIIESLYVRVSTELICNKIRICVKIFLIANDVYERWPKWYSVFIGDPSEILSFLVDRDNFRLADEWISVVYAIEPGFTFELEEFSKYISFLSDLEDVTHLKKALTLVNGLQIVDICDYIVKNFFSLTKLTNLVSTVIYSNLLNATDEKRYYGLLVGLKMISAIPQCEQPLYFDVAFSPVLVVEQMILNKKLPSLKPVLDVGTKFIATLPQEIQRLETISRDQMDGTFKEYASKALHFRKKPAATDCLNAALLHAEIFKDGNFYPPDEVPATNKWIPNNWVPKCMCCRKTEFSVFVRRHHCRRCGRVVCDSCSTKRMKVVTYKGFVRVCDQCFDFEAQYENMDDSVSENSTATDDSYKKTCWKLSSDNDMNTLIRQQAAFDSAPDIELCLSILELHSESIAVPRMLFSNAESLIKILRQRLVCPANFDYSEISNIAKSLLLAAKIYYTHLGEMQSCRKCEELDSEVDILNHLSKIKFFSTDQSRPLRDIQELKKVRDTLLEKQKWELALEISTKIGVECHSIWYLWGLTLIKSGEYAAARNKISRSNIKKNPALVKEILGVLSNNAEKDSSRSFTDLFKLGSTKPTPTLPNSIMDECVHYLTSYGTSQLQFDFYTKYERLYDAIRVTLDKKISPKEFVEKVFAPCMRQNDYVTVLTSMKRLNDSLKEWDDYINEICIYCKKNDLFNELYEIQKWSKDYYRAAISCTQFYTKGATTYAQLGKKEEHLRLAICHLKLSMGQAEGKKLDMVTKQLTCLRMQLEVTEMIASNNATANLKFTEVPTLLGKEESKLIIIALIFESQKDFKVAFNYTERMIAEFSLNVVRVYTKLTETFMHKNQENNVITMVELMQELKLDRDEVINVIACTALKKDADPETFLKFITSLPLKIEMALAVNRLKTAFLTAITLNKLEYFEKVLVECKKQNATSLIRIVSSKVDKMRASSQNS, encoded by the exons atggCTTCACCTCCGGGAGGTAAAGAATTTCCATTCATATTGCCAGCTGGTAAAGATATGAAAATCGAGGAG TTACAGTTCCTCGCTCATCGCTACAAATATAACGATTTAAGCGAAGATAAAGATGAAATTATTCCGCCCAATTTAACCAGGAAATGTTTGAATGAAACTCACGTGGAACGCGGTGTAAAGGAAATT ATCAATTCCGATCCAGAGGCTGTTGTACGTTCCATATTGGAAAACGTGTTGCGTATAATACGTAAGAAAAATTCCACCGAAGTAGGATATTACGAAGCTTTATCGCTCAGTTACGATGCCGAAGTGCAAAAAGCATTCGACGAATCGTACATACTACGTTTCGttgatttgaagaaattaaaaaccaCCGAGCAAACGACGTGTTTTTTAATCAACTTGACAAACTTGATGTGGATTCAtggtttattttcattcagcGAAG GTTTTCATAgaggattatttttcaaaaactggtgtTTGAGACACGTTTGTTATAATGTGATAGGCTATCGTGTCGGCTCGTCTATAAAATTCCTCAGTTTATACGATTTACATAGCACTTTATTGAACTACCCTCCGATATTGCGAACAAACACATTGAACCAGTTCACTTTCTTGGAAGATGCTCGTCTTCATTCAGTCATTGGCCAACCGTACATCTATTCACCGAAAATACAA GCTTTGAATCCGGAAACTCTCGAAAAAGATTTGAGCGAATTCCATAACGAGTACCTGAAGAGTTACATTATTGTCAATTCTGATATCGATCTACTGGTTCCTGTTCCCCTCATGATGCATATGGAGCGTACCGTTTATGATCCTAAAATCGAAAGCGAGCTTGTAAATAGTACAGATAGCATTCCTGAAAAATGTTCCCCTCTGGTCGATGTTCTAAAAGAGCGTGGGTTTCCTTACTACGATCTTTTAACCAAAG ATGTGTACATGATGACTGATACCCAGTTCAAGATCAAATTCGATTATGATAATAACTTCGATATAGAGAATGTTAGCGAAATACGCAGAGTTGTGTGGAAATGTTGCCGGTTTCATAAATCGTTGTATAATTGTTTGCAACATCATGCTTCCTTGGTTCGAAGTACTTTAATGGATGATCATTTACCCATCGATTCGCTTTGCCGATGTGAtgataaaaatgtgatttgtaTCAATAACGTGTTATACAAAATGAGCCAAATGTACAGCCCCATGTTGAATAGTTACAAAATAgaaattgatttcgaaaatAAGGGTCTGAGATGTTTATACGCTGCTGTTTCGTTTGCTGTTGGATttaaaa caaAACCGCAACTAGTCGATTTAGCCAAAGACGCAGATGACGAATTTCTGCTCATGTTACAAATTATTGAATCGCTTTATGTGAGAGTTTCCACCGAACTTATATGTAATAAAATCAGAATCTGCGTTAAG ATTTTCCTTATTGCCAATGACGTGTACGAAAGGTGGCCAAAATGGTACAGTGTATTTATCGGCGACCCTAGTGAAATATTGAGTTTCCTCGTTGATCGAGATAATTTTAGATTAGCTGACGAATGGATATCAGTTGTGTATGCCATTGAACCTGGATTCACTTTTGAATTAgag GAATTCAGCAAATATATTTCGTTCCTTAGCGACCTCGAAGATGTCACGCATTTAAAAAAAGCCTTAACTTTGGTGAACGGTCTTCAGATCGTTGATATCTGTGATTATATCGTAAAGAATTTCTTCTCTCTTACGAAACTAACGAATTTAGTATCGACTGTGATATATTCAAATTTACTGAACGCGACGGATGAAAAGAGATACTACGGGTTACTAGTCGGTTTGAAAATGATATCAGCTATACCACAATGTGAACAA CCATTATACTTCGACGTAGCTTTTTCACCTGTTTTGGTCGTCGAACAAATGATCCTCAATAAGAAATTACCGTCCTTGAAACCGGTCCTAGATGTGGGAACGAAATTTATCGCCACTTTACCCCAAGAAATACAACGACTGGAAACAATATCCAGAGACCAAATGGATGGTACGTTTAAAGAATACGCTAGCAAAGCGTTACATTTTCGTAAAAAACCAGCAGCTACCGATTGCTTGAACGCTGCTCTGCTTCACGCTGAGATTTTCAAAGATGGTAATTTTTATCCGCCCGATGAAGTTCCTGCGACCAATAAATGGATACCGAATAACTGG GTGCCAAAATGCATGTGTTgcagaaaaaccgaatttagTGTGTTTGTGAGACGTCATCATTGTCGCAGATGTGGTCGAGTTGTTTGCGATTCGTGTTCGACTAAAAGAATGAAG GTGGTAACGTATAAAGGCTTCGTTCGAGTCTGCGACCAGTGTTTCGATTTCGAAGCTCAGTACGAGAACATG GATGACAGCGTAAGTGAAAATTCTACCGCCACCGATGACAGTTACAAAAAAACGTGTTGGAAATTATCGTCAGATAACGACATGAATACGTTGATAAGGCAACAAGCTGCGTTTGATTCTGCTCCGGATATCGAGCTGTGTTTATCTATACTCGAATTACATTCTGAAAGTATCGCTGTCCCCAG gatGTTATTTTCAAACGCCGAGTCATTAATTAAAATCCTACGCCAAAGATTAGTTTGTCCAGCGAATTTCGATTATTCGGAAATATCGAATATTGCCAA ATCTCTCCTTTTAGCTGCAAAAATTTACTATACGCATTTAGGAGAAATGCAAAGTTGTCGTAAATGCGAAGAATTAGACAGCGAAGTAGACATCTTGAATCatctatcaaaaattaaattcttcagCACGGATCAGTCCAGACCGCTAAGAGATatacaagaattgaaaaaagtacgaGATACTCTTCTGGAGAAACAAAAATGGGAGCTAGCTTTAGAA ATATCGACTAAAATTGGCGTAGAATGTCACAGTATTTGGTATCTGTGGGGTTTAACGTTGATAAAATCCGGTGAATATGCCGCAGCTCGTAATAAAATTTCCAGAAGTAATATTAAAAAGAATCCAGCTTTGGTGAAGGAAATACTAGGAGTTTTATCTAATAACGCA GAGAAAGATTCATCTCGCAGCTTCACCGATTTATTTAAATTAGGTTCGACGAAGCCTACACCGACTTTACCAAATTCGATTATGGATGAATGTGTTCATTATTTGACCAGCTATGGAACATCTCAgcttcaatttgatttttataccaAATACGAACGTTTGTACGATGCAATTAGGGTGACtctggataaaaaaatttctcccaaagaattcgttgaaaaagttttcgcGCCTTGTATGAGACAAAATGATTATGTCACTGTTTTAACTTCGATGAAAAGGTTGAACGATTCTTTGAAGGAATGGGAT gatTACATTAACGAAATTTGCATATATTGTAAGAAAAACGACCTTTTCAACGAGCTGTACGAAATACAAAAATGGTCCAAAGATTATTACAGAGCAGCTATCTCGTGTACACAGTTTTATACCAAAGGCGCCACTACCTATGCTCAAttaggaaaaaaagaagaacatTTGAGGCTTGCTATTTGTCATCTAAAACTTAGCATGGGGCAAGCGGAAG GGAAAAAACTTGACATGGTTACCAAACAGTTGACTTGTCTGAGAATGCAATTAGAAGTAACCGAAATGATCGCATCGAATAATGCTACTGCTAATCTAAAATTTACCGAAGTACCAACCTTACTTGGTAAAGAGGAAAGTAAATTGATCATCATTGCGCTAATTTTCGAATCGCAGAAAGATTTCAAAGTAGCGTTCAACTACACAGAAAG AATGATCGCTGAATTTTCTTTGAACGTCGTCAGAGTTTATACCAAATTGACTGAAACTTTCATgcataaaaatcaagaaaataatgTGATCACTATGGTAGAACTTATGCAAGAACTGAAGCTTGATCGCGATGAAGTTATCAATGTTATAGCCTGCACTGCTTTGAAAAAAGACGCAGACCCGGAaacattcttgaaatttattacCAGTCTTCCGCTAAAA ATTGAAATGGCTCTTGCAgttaatcgattgaaaacagcCTTTTTGACGGCTATTACTTTAAACAAGTTAGAATACTTCGAAAAAGTTCTGGTCGAATGTAAAAAACAGAATGCGACGAGTTTAATTAGAATAGTTAGCAGTAAAGTGGATAAAATGAGAGCATCTTCGCAAAATTCATGA
- the Sptz gene encoding zinc finger FYVE domain-containing protein 26 isoform X2: MASPPGGKEFPFILPAGKDMKIEEFLAHRYKYNDLSEDKDEIIPPNLTRKCLNETHVERGVKEIINSDPEAVVRSILENVLRIIRKKNSTEVGYYEALSLSYDAEVQKAFDESYILRFVDLKKLKTTEQTTCFLINLTNLMWIHGLFSFSEGFHRGLFFKNWCLRHVCYNVIGYRVGSSIKFLSLYDLHSTLLNYPPILRTNTLNQFTFLEDARLHSVIGQPYIYSPKIQALNPETLEKDLSEFHNEYLKSYIIVNSDIDLLVPVPLMMHMERTVYDPKIESELVNSTDSIPEKCSPLVDVLKERGFPYYDLLTKDVYMMTDTQFKIKFDYDNNFDIENVSEIRRVVWKCCRFHKSLYNCLQHHASLVRSTLMDDHLPIDSLCRCDDKNVICINNVLYKMSQMYSPMLNSYKIEIDFENKGLRCLYAAVSFAVGFKTKPQLVDLAKDADDEFLLMLQIIESLYVRVSTELICNKIRICVKIFLIANDVYERWPKWYSVFIGDPSEILSFLVDRDNFRLADEWISVVYAIEPGFTFELEEFSKYISFLSDLEDVTHLKKALTLVNGLQIVDICDYIVKNFFSLTKLTNLVSTVIYSNLLNATDEKRYYGLLVGLKMISAIPQCEQPLYFDVAFSPVLVVEQMILNKKLPSLKPVLDVGTKFIATLPQEIQRLETISRDQMDGTFKEYASKALHFRKKPAATDCLNAALLHAEIFKDGNFYPPDEVPATNKWIPNNWVPKCMCCRKTEFSVFVRRHHCRRCGRVVCDSCSTKRMKVVTYKGFVRVCDQCFDFEAQYENMDDSVSENSTATDDSYKKTCWKLSSDNDMNTLIRQQAAFDSAPDIELCLSILELHSESIAVPRMLFSNAESLIKILRQRLVCPANFDYSEISNIAKSLLLAAKIYYTHLGEMQSCRKCEELDSEVDILNHLSKIKFFSTDQSRPLRDIQELKKVRDTLLEKQKWELALEISTKIGVECHSIWYLWGLTLIKSGEYAAARNKISRSNIKKNPALVKEILGVLSNNAEKDSSRSFTDLFKLGSTKPTPTLPNSIMDECVHYLTSYGTSQLQFDFYTKYERLYDAIRVTLDKKISPKEFVEKVFAPCMRQNDYVTVLTSMKRLNDSLKEWDDYINEICIYCKKNDLFNELYEIQKWSKDYYRAAISCTQFYTKGATTYAQLGKKEEHLRLAICHLKLSMGQAEGKKLDMVTKQLTCLRMQLEVTEMIASNNATANLKFTEVPTLLGKEESKLIIIALIFESQKDFKVAFNYTERMIAEFSLNVVRVYTKLTETFMHKNQENNVITMVELMQELKLDRDEVINVIACTALKKDADPETFLKFITSLPLKIEMALAVNRLKTAFLTAITLNKLEYFEKVLVECKKQNATSLIRIVSSKVDKMRASSQNS; encoded by the exons atggCTTCACCTCCGGGAGGTAAAGAATTTCCATTCATATTGCCAGCTGGTAAAGATATGAAAATCGAGGAG TTCCTCGCTCATCGCTACAAATATAACGATTTAAGCGAAGATAAAGATGAAATTATTCCGCCCAATTTAACCAGGAAATGTTTGAATGAAACTCACGTGGAACGCGGTGTAAAGGAAATT ATCAATTCCGATCCAGAGGCTGTTGTACGTTCCATATTGGAAAACGTGTTGCGTATAATACGTAAGAAAAATTCCACCGAAGTAGGATATTACGAAGCTTTATCGCTCAGTTACGATGCCGAAGTGCAAAAAGCATTCGACGAATCGTACATACTACGTTTCGttgatttgaagaaattaaaaaccaCCGAGCAAACGACGTGTTTTTTAATCAACTTGACAAACTTGATGTGGATTCAtggtttattttcattcagcGAAG GTTTTCATAgaggattatttttcaaaaactggtgtTTGAGACACGTTTGTTATAATGTGATAGGCTATCGTGTCGGCTCGTCTATAAAATTCCTCAGTTTATACGATTTACATAGCACTTTATTGAACTACCCTCCGATATTGCGAACAAACACATTGAACCAGTTCACTTTCTTGGAAGATGCTCGTCTTCATTCAGTCATTGGCCAACCGTACATCTATTCACCGAAAATACAA GCTTTGAATCCGGAAACTCTCGAAAAAGATTTGAGCGAATTCCATAACGAGTACCTGAAGAGTTACATTATTGTCAATTCTGATATCGATCTACTGGTTCCTGTTCCCCTCATGATGCATATGGAGCGTACCGTTTATGATCCTAAAATCGAAAGCGAGCTTGTAAATAGTACAGATAGCATTCCTGAAAAATGTTCCCCTCTGGTCGATGTTCTAAAAGAGCGTGGGTTTCCTTACTACGATCTTTTAACCAAAG ATGTGTACATGATGACTGATACCCAGTTCAAGATCAAATTCGATTATGATAATAACTTCGATATAGAGAATGTTAGCGAAATACGCAGAGTTGTGTGGAAATGTTGCCGGTTTCATAAATCGTTGTATAATTGTTTGCAACATCATGCTTCCTTGGTTCGAAGTACTTTAATGGATGATCATTTACCCATCGATTCGCTTTGCCGATGTGAtgataaaaatgtgatttgtaTCAATAACGTGTTATACAAAATGAGCCAAATGTACAGCCCCATGTTGAATAGTTACAAAATAgaaattgatttcgaaaatAAGGGTCTGAGATGTTTATACGCTGCTGTTTCGTTTGCTGTTGGATttaaaa caaAACCGCAACTAGTCGATTTAGCCAAAGACGCAGATGACGAATTTCTGCTCATGTTACAAATTATTGAATCGCTTTATGTGAGAGTTTCCACCGAACTTATATGTAATAAAATCAGAATCTGCGTTAAG ATTTTCCTTATTGCCAATGACGTGTACGAAAGGTGGCCAAAATGGTACAGTGTATTTATCGGCGACCCTAGTGAAATATTGAGTTTCCTCGTTGATCGAGATAATTTTAGATTAGCTGACGAATGGATATCAGTTGTGTATGCCATTGAACCTGGATTCACTTTTGAATTAgag GAATTCAGCAAATATATTTCGTTCCTTAGCGACCTCGAAGATGTCACGCATTTAAAAAAAGCCTTAACTTTGGTGAACGGTCTTCAGATCGTTGATATCTGTGATTATATCGTAAAGAATTTCTTCTCTCTTACGAAACTAACGAATTTAGTATCGACTGTGATATATTCAAATTTACTGAACGCGACGGATGAAAAGAGATACTACGGGTTACTAGTCGGTTTGAAAATGATATCAGCTATACCACAATGTGAACAA CCATTATACTTCGACGTAGCTTTTTCACCTGTTTTGGTCGTCGAACAAATGATCCTCAATAAGAAATTACCGTCCTTGAAACCGGTCCTAGATGTGGGAACGAAATTTATCGCCACTTTACCCCAAGAAATACAACGACTGGAAACAATATCCAGAGACCAAATGGATGGTACGTTTAAAGAATACGCTAGCAAAGCGTTACATTTTCGTAAAAAACCAGCAGCTACCGATTGCTTGAACGCTGCTCTGCTTCACGCTGAGATTTTCAAAGATGGTAATTTTTATCCGCCCGATGAAGTTCCTGCGACCAATAAATGGATACCGAATAACTGG GTGCCAAAATGCATGTGTTgcagaaaaaccgaatttagTGTGTTTGTGAGACGTCATCATTGTCGCAGATGTGGTCGAGTTGTTTGCGATTCGTGTTCGACTAAAAGAATGAAG GTGGTAACGTATAAAGGCTTCGTTCGAGTCTGCGACCAGTGTTTCGATTTCGAAGCTCAGTACGAGAACATG GATGACAGCGTAAGTGAAAATTCTACCGCCACCGATGACAGTTACAAAAAAACGTGTTGGAAATTATCGTCAGATAACGACATGAATACGTTGATAAGGCAACAAGCTGCGTTTGATTCTGCTCCGGATATCGAGCTGTGTTTATCTATACTCGAATTACATTCTGAAAGTATCGCTGTCCCCAG gatGTTATTTTCAAACGCCGAGTCATTAATTAAAATCCTACGCCAAAGATTAGTTTGTCCAGCGAATTTCGATTATTCGGAAATATCGAATATTGCCAA ATCTCTCCTTTTAGCTGCAAAAATTTACTATACGCATTTAGGAGAAATGCAAAGTTGTCGTAAATGCGAAGAATTAGACAGCGAAGTAGACATCTTGAATCatctatcaaaaattaaattcttcagCACGGATCAGTCCAGACCGCTAAGAGATatacaagaattgaaaaaagtacgaGATACTCTTCTGGAGAAACAAAAATGGGAGCTAGCTTTAGAA ATATCGACTAAAATTGGCGTAGAATGTCACAGTATTTGGTATCTGTGGGGTTTAACGTTGATAAAATCCGGTGAATATGCCGCAGCTCGTAATAAAATTTCCAGAAGTAATATTAAAAAGAATCCAGCTTTGGTGAAGGAAATACTAGGAGTTTTATCTAATAACGCA GAGAAAGATTCATCTCGCAGCTTCACCGATTTATTTAAATTAGGTTCGACGAAGCCTACACCGACTTTACCAAATTCGATTATGGATGAATGTGTTCATTATTTGACCAGCTATGGAACATCTCAgcttcaatttgatttttataccaAATACGAACGTTTGTACGATGCAATTAGGGTGACtctggataaaaaaatttctcccaaagaattcgttgaaaaagttttcgcGCCTTGTATGAGACAAAATGATTATGTCACTGTTTTAACTTCGATGAAAAGGTTGAACGATTCTTTGAAGGAATGGGAT gatTACATTAACGAAATTTGCATATATTGTAAGAAAAACGACCTTTTCAACGAGCTGTACGAAATACAAAAATGGTCCAAAGATTATTACAGAGCAGCTATCTCGTGTACACAGTTTTATACCAAAGGCGCCACTACCTATGCTCAAttaggaaaaaaagaagaacatTTGAGGCTTGCTATTTGTCATCTAAAACTTAGCATGGGGCAAGCGGAAG GGAAAAAACTTGACATGGTTACCAAACAGTTGACTTGTCTGAGAATGCAATTAGAAGTAACCGAAATGATCGCATCGAATAATGCTACTGCTAATCTAAAATTTACCGAAGTACCAACCTTACTTGGTAAAGAGGAAAGTAAATTGATCATCATTGCGCTAATTTTCGAATCGCAGAAAGATTTCAAAGTAGCGTTCAACTACACAGAAAG AATGATCGCTGAATTTTCTTTGAACGTCGTCAGAGTTTATACCAAATTGACTGAAACTTTCATgcataaaaatcaagaaaataatgTGATCACTATGGTAGAACTTATGCAAGAACTGAAGCTTGATCGCGATGAAGTTATCAATGTTATAGCCTGCACTGCTTTGAAAAAAGACGCAGACCCGGAaacattcttgaaatttattacCAGTCTTCCGCTAAAA ATTGAAATGGCTCTTGCAgttaatcgattgaaaacagcCTTTTTGACGGCTATTACTTTAAACAAGTTAGAATACTTCGAAAAAGTTCTGGTCGAATGTAAAAAACAGAATGCGACGAGTTTAATTAGAATAGTTAGCAGTAAAGTGGATAAAATGAGAGCATCTTCGCAAAATTCATGA